Proteins from one Spirochaetota bacterium genomic window:
- a CDS encoding 2-hydroxyacyl-CoA dehydratase, whose protein sequence is MRPELKEYKFDTMLWSTFAAAAKLKSGSDKEYRTMMKYIPYFNGTVAAVLDTGDPGQLFIECVAKYFENYITARDKGFHNAITTFCFSPGILYAMDVYPICLEVLSVAQTFAYRRGTAEFLDYCNEVGYTETSCSSQRGTLGAFLAGVGADVDMVLTDTPGVCDTNANAFAFAAAYLKVPFFSLDMPPVLADPRTDEYHNGDFKALIAFLEKNTGRKLDIDRLRTVLNEIEKQELLVAEMEELARIVPNPFPVSFNLMKYATRFLFSGMKECTAVLESMVRIGTDNASRGVSGLSGGKEKLRAFFCYIDHYTNSLRLWDFLDRNGICYQGNILSRSWAVTAPHVKEYSTEHAAYSFDLSDLDSMIRTMANHNSRMPMIKSIRGPYDAPDMWLQDTLSLAKMYGADCIIYNGTPGCRNTWGMVKLLARDTEKAGFPTFIMYGDAFDDRVESWEASRDRLEEFLKVRRLLV, encoded by the coding sequence ATGAGACCTGAACTGAAGGAATATAAGTTTGATACGATGCTCTGGAGTACCTTCGCGGCCGCGGCGAAGCTGAAAAGCGGCTCTGACAAGGAATACCGCACCATGATGAAGTATATTCCCTATTTCAATGGTACGGTCGCTGCGGTGCTGGACACGGGAGACCCGGGACAGCTTTTCATCGAATGCGTGGCAAAATATTTCGAGAACTATATTACGGCCCGCGATAAGGGATTCCATAACGCCATTACGACGTTTTGCTTTTCCCCTGGAATCCTTTATGCCATGGACGTGTACCCCATTTGTCTCGAGGTTCTGTCCGTGGCCCAGACCTTCGCGTACCGCCGCGGCACGGCGGAATTTCTCGACTACTGCAACGAGGTGGGATACACGGAAACGTCCTGCTCCTCCCAGCGGGGGACCCTGGGGGCCTTTCTCGCCGGCGTGGGGGCTGACGTGGACATGGTCCTCACCGATACTCCCGGCGTGTGCGATACCAACGCCAACGCTTTCGCCTTCGCGGCGGCTTATCTGAAGGTGCCGTTCTTTTCTCTCGACATGCCGCCGGTCCTGGCGGACCCCAGGACCGATGAATACCATAACGGGGATTTCAAGGCGCTCATCGCCTTTCTCGAAAAAAACACCGGCAGAAAGCTGGATATCGACAGGCTCCGGACCGTGCTCAATGAGATCGAGAAGCAGGAGCTGCTGGTGGCGGAGATGGAAGAACTGGCCCGTATTGTTCCCAATCCCTTCCCTGTTTCCTTCAACCTGATGAAGTACGCGACGCGGTTTCTCTTCTCCGGTATGAAGGAGTGCACGGCGGTGCTGGAGTCGATGGTCAGGATTGGTACGGACAACGCCTCCAGGGGAGTTTCGGGCCTCTCCGGGGGCAAGGAAAAGCTCCGCGCCTTTTTCTGTTACATTGACCATTACACTAACAGCCTGAGGCTCTGGGATTTCCTTGACCGGAACGGGATCTGCTACCAGGGGAACATCCTCAGCCGTTCCTGGGCCGTCACGGCCCCCCATGTGAAGGAATACAGCACGGAACACGCGGCGTACTCCTTCGATCTGAGCGACCTTGACTCGATGATCAGGACCATGGCCAACCACAACTCGCGCATGCCCATGATCAAGTCGATCCGCGGGCCCTACGACGCGCCGGACATGTGGCTCCAGGACACCCTCTCGCTGGCGAAGATGTACGGGGCCGACTGCATCATCTACAACGGCACGCCGGGATGCCGTAACACCTGGGGCATGGTGAAGCTCCTGGCCAGGGATACGGAAAAGGCCGGGTTCCCGACCTTCATCATGTACGGCGACGCATTCGATGACCGTGTCGAATCGTGGGAGGCGTCCCGGGACCGCCTGGAGGAATTCTTGAAGGTAAGGAGGCTGCTGGTATGA
- a CDS encoding 2-hydroxyacyl-CoA dehydratase encodes MKKELMEAAITLNNDYVQDWKKAGKKVVGYTCSYVPDELFDAAGILPYRVRGFGATEATIGDTYFGPFICSLPKAMLQLAGEGRFDFLDGAIITPGCDSMRRLDECWRKAGEDIDGILPKFFFHFGVPHKFADYTVKWFIDEIMRLKKAIEDHFNVSIADGALRESIRLYNKSRDLLDAFDGIRIAEDTALTGTEALAVILSGTTMPRAVYVELLEGLIEEMRKTGGSLKNRTRLMLVGSASDDVNLVRMIEGDRAIVVADNLCFGSRFHVDRVDESGDPVESLAQRYLAKNECPRMYGEYAGRLKMLTDKAAKAKVDGVILQNIRFCDLHGSENGLFERDLEEAGIPCLKIEREYGPLVETGRLKMRVDAFLERIGQRRRTA; translated from the coding sequence ATGAAAAAAGAGCTCATGGAAGCCGCGATAACCCTCAACAACGATTATGTACAGGATTGGAAAAAGGCCGGGAAAAAGGTCGTGGGCTACACCTGCTCCTATGTGCCCGACGAGCTCTTCGACGCGGCCGGGATACTGCCGTACCGCGTGCGCGGCTTCGGTGCGACCGAAGCGACCATCGGCGATACGTATTTCGGGCCTTTTATATGCAGCCTGCCCAAGGCGATGCTGCAACTGGCCGGGGAAGGCAGGTTCGATTTTCTCGACGGCGCCATCATCACTCCCGGGTGCGATTCGATGCGGCGCCTCGACGAGTGCTGGCGCAAGGCGGGGGAGGACATCGACGGGATCCTGCCGAAGTTCTTTTTCCATTTCGGCGTGCCCCACAAGTTCGCGGATTACACGGTGAAGTGGTTTATCGATGAAATAATGAGACTGAAAAAAGCCATTGAGGATCATTTTAACGTGTCCATCGCCGATGGCGCTCTCCGTGAATCGATACGGCTCTATAATAAAAGCAGGGACCTCCTGGACGCCTTCGATGGCATCAGGATAGCGGAAGATACGGCCCTTACCGGGACAGAGGCCCTGGCCGTGATCCTGTCCGGGACCACGATGCCCAGGGCGGTCTATGTTGAATTACTGGAAGGTCTTATCGAAGAAATGCGGAAGACCGGGGGAAGCCTGAAGAACAGGACCCGTCTCATGCTCGTGGGAAGCGCCAGCGACGACGTGAACCTGGTGAGGATGATCGAGGGAGACAGGGCCATCGTGGTGGCGGACAACCTCTGCTTTGGATCGCGTTTCCACGTGGACCGTGTGGACGAGAGCGGTGACCCGGTCGAATCCCTGGCGCAAAGGTACCTTGCTAAAAATGAGTGTCCCCGCATGTACGGCGAGTACGCCGGAAGGCTGAAGATGCTCACCGACAAGGCGGCGAAGGCGAAGGTCGACGGCGTGATACTGCAGAACATCCGTTTCTGCGATCTCCACGGCTCGGAGAACGGGCTCTTCGAGCGCGACCTTGAGGAGGCCGGCATCCCCTGCCTGAAGATCGAGCGGGAATACGGACCCCTGGTAGAAACGGGCCGGTTGAAGATGAGGGTGGACGCGTTCCTGGAGCGTATCGGACAGAGGAGGCGAACGGCATGA
- a CDS encoding GMC family oxidoreductase → MEIIKEKYDAIIVGSGAGGASVAKDLAAKGKKVLILEGSGGNKIKGTFLWALAHMMFPFKSLLLTPELLGMVRGLTTGGSSVFYYGTAFPVNHDAFKKYGIDLTGVEAEVRRELPIGPLKDEMVTPMARRMMESARALGYDWKKLDKFMYQDRWRPGYRFGFYGDPHEVKWSAKMHVDEAVKKGAVLLNRAMVKKVIFEGSIARGVEVRYKGRTTQVLANTVIVAAGGIGSPVVLHKSGIRNVGYNYFFDPLITVCGKVKDVKKRKDEIPMTAGCVMRNEGIVMTDMAEPFLLDQVFTASAFRFWRLLETKKTLRIMIKIRDDLSGHLSDRGGVRKRLTPADKEKLRKGYDMAKNILLNAGAKGIYKTWKLAAHPGGTIRIGHVVDSNLKVKGYENLYVCDCSVIPEPFGLPPVLTLVCLGKRLGKHLASEKQGATRAKQPVYAVEN, encoded by the coding sequence ATGGAAATTATAAAGGAAAAGTATGACGCCATTATCGTCGGATCAGGCGCCGGCGGAGCAAGCGTTGCAAAGGATCTTGCGGCGAAAGGGAAAAAGGTCCTCATTCTCGAAGGGAGCGGCGGGAACAAGATAAAGGGAACGTTCCTCTGGGCATTGGCTCACATGATGTTTCCCTTCAAAAGCCTTCTTTTAACGCCGGAGCTACTCGGCATGGTCCGCGGACTCACGACCGGCGGCAGCTCAGTATTCTATTACGGGACGGCATTTCCTGTAAACCATGACGCATTCAAAAAATACGGCATCGATTTGACTGGAGTCGAGGCCGAGGTCAGGAGGGAGCTCCCCATCGGCCCTCTCAAGGATGAAATGGTGACTCCCATGGCCAGGCGGATGATGGAAAGCGCCCGCGCCCTCGGGTATGACTGGAAGAAGCTCGATAAATTCATGTACCAGGACCGCTGGCGGCCGGGATACCGCTTCGGTTTTTACGGCGACCCCCATGAGGTAAAGTGGAGCGCTAAAATGCACGTTGATGAAGCGGTCAAAAAAGGGGCGGTGCTGTTAAACAGGGCAATGGTGAAGAAGGTCATCTTCGAAGGGTCGATCGCAAGGGGGGTTGAAGTGAGATACAAGGGCCGCACCACGCAGGTGTTGGCCAATACGGTGATTGTCGCCGCGGGCGGCATCGGTTCGCCGGTGGTGCTTCACAAATCCGGCATACGGAACGTCGGATACAATTATTTTTTCGACCCCCTCATCACCGTTTGCGGCAAGGTCAAGGACGTGAAAAAACGGAAAGACGAGATCCCCATGACGGCGGGATGCGTCATGCGCAACGAGGGAATAGTGATGACCGACATGGCGGAGCCTTTCCTGCTCGACCAGGTTTTTACCGCGTCGGCTTTTCGATTCTGGAGGCTTCTTGAAACGAAAAAAACGCTCCGTATAATGATCAAGATACGGGATGATCTGTCCGGGCACCTGTCGGATCGCGGCGGGGTGAGGAAACGGCTTACGCCGGCTGACAAGGAAAAGCTCAGGAAGGGCTATGACATGGCGAAGAACATACTCCTCAACGCCGGCGCGAAGGGGATATACAAGACCTGGAAGCTTGCGGCGCATCCTGGTGGGACCATTCGCATAGGCCATGTAGTGGATTCAAATCTTAAGGTGAAAGGATACGAAAATCTCTACGTGTGCGACTGCTCTGTCATCCCGGAGCCCTTCGGGTTGCCGCCGGTGCTGACCCTGGTGTGTCTCGGCAAACGCCTTGGGAAGCACCTGGCCAGCGAAAAACAGGGAGCTACCCGGGCAAAACAACCGGTTTACGCCGTGGAAAATTGA
- a CDS encoding AraC family transcriptional regulator, translating to MLDTILNHLLFYGGSLALTMALMQFAQIFRDTKHLWLFIFFACISAIGFQQYYYGVYAVPDHDISLWRGQAVAFLLGPSIFFFYKKLFYNDFTFNISHAFHFVPPLISLCIDFFMVLTETIKAGPLLEVRSMLIAGNYYYLISAAVIFIIYNIYILVKEDFISLLMTKQFSVKVNQVALVYIVMVLMIAIMLLFAFIMRNITLGRIVMTLMILPFLFIYIVGNLFPELISLITSVVKKNIYERSLIKGLDVEALKSRLDDLMIIDKVYCDEDLNLKRLAQMLSISPHQLSEFLNKNLAISFNYYINRYRVDEAVNLLQTQPDRSITAICYSVGFNSKSAFYEAFTKFIGMSPARYRKYQK from the coding sequence ATGCTGGATACCATCTTGAATCATCTGCTTTTTTATGGCGGAAGCCTCGCCCTGACCATGGCCCTCATGCAATTTGCCCAGATATTCCGCGACACCAAGCACCTATGGCTCTTTATCTTTTTCGCCTGCATATCCGCCATAGGGTTCCAGCAATACTATTATGGCGTATATGCCGTTCCCGACCATGATATCTCCCTCTGGCGGGGCCAGGCCGTGGCCTTTTTACTGGGCCCTTCGATCTTCTTTTTCTACAAGAAGCTTTTTTACAACGATTTTACCTTTAACATCAGCCATGCCTTTCACTTCGTTCCTCCCCTCATATCCCTCTGCATCGATTTTTTCATGGTCCTGACAGAAACGATAAAGGCCGGGCCGCTCCTTGAAGTCAGATCGATGTTGATTGCCGGCAATTATTATTACCTGATCTCCGCGGCCGTTATATTTATCATCTATAATATCTACATCCTTGTAAAAGAGGATTTTATATCGCTATTAATGACAAAGCAGTTCAGTGTCAAGGTCAACCAGGTGGCCCTGGTCTATATCGTCATGGTCCTCATGATCGCCATCATGTTGTTGTTTGCATTCATAATGCGGAATATCACTCTTGGCCGCATAGTAATGACCCTGATGATACTGCCTTTCCTGTTTATCTACATCGTAGGAAATCTCTTTCCGGAGCTAATATCGCTGATCACCAGTGTCGTTAAAAAGAACATCTACGAGCGCTCCCTCATCAAGGGCCTGGACGTGGAGGCGTTAAAGAGCCGCCTCGACGATCTCATGATCATAGACAAGGTGTATTGCGATGAGGACCTTAACCTGAAGCGACTCGCTCAAATGCTTTCCATCTCCCCCCACCAGTTGTCGGAGTTCCTGAACAAGAACCTCGCTATCAGCTTCAATTACTATATAAACCGATACCGCGTTGACGAGGCTGTGAATCTTCTCCAGACGCAGCCGGACCGGTCCATAACAGCCATCTGCTATTCGGTAGGATTCAACAGCAAGTCCGCATTTTATGAGGCTTTCACGAAATTCATCGGCATGTCCCCGGCGCGGTACAGAAAGTATCAAAAATAA
- the dctP gene encoding TRAP transporter substrate-binding protein DctP yields the protein MKHFSKAILSLVMTAVLTAPLFSLTIKVGSIAPGGSPWDTALKKIAAEWKTISGGTIDMKIYPGGIVGNEPDMIRKMRIGQLHAAIFTGVGMSYIAPEVFSLSLPFLIHDDGELEYIMKKTTPQFNRLIEKKGFSTLVWSKAGWVSLFSTKPVVYPRDLKPLKISVSEGDAELLQSWRVMGYNAIPLSTNDLMTSLQNGMIEAFYAPPLVSASFQWFGIARHMCNIKIAPMIGGFVVSKKTWDQVPAEMRPKLLRAAQKIVDNLYVETNALEKKAIDTMLKHGLKIHEVPADAARLWQKEGNKGYDVFVGKTFSRDLLEKIQGYLKEYRNKK from the coding sequence ATGAAGCACTTTTCAAAAGCAATTCTCTCACTGGTCATGACCGCCGTCCTGACCGCGCCCCTCTTTTCTCTCACCATCAAGGTGGGAAGCATCGCTCCCGGCGGGTCGCCCTGGGACACGGCCCTCAAGAAGATAGCGGCCGAATGGAAGACCATTTCCGGCGGGACCATCGACATGAAGATCTACCCGGGCGGCATCGTCGGCAACGAGCCGGACATGATACGGAAGATGCGGATCGGCCAGCTGCACGCCGCCATCTTCACCGGCGTGGGCATGAGCTATATAGCCCCCGAGGTCTTCTCCCTGAGCCTTCCATTCCTTATTCACGATGACGGCGAGCTCGAGTACATCATGAAGAAGACGACGCCGCAATTCAACCGTCTTATCGAGAAGAAGGGCTTCTCCACCCTGGTCTGGTCCAAGGCCGGATGGGTGTCCCTCTTTTCGACGAAGCCGGTCGTGTATCCCCGCGACCTCAAGCCCCTGAAGATTTCAGTATCTGAGGGCGACGCGGAGCTCCTCCAGTCATGGCGCGTCATGGGATACAACGCCATCCCCCTGTCCACCAACGACCTGATGACATCCCTCCAGAACGGCATGATCGAGGCTTTTTACGCCCCGCCGCTGGTGAGCGCCTCGTTCCAGTGGTTCGGCATAGCCAGGCACATGTGCAACATCAAGATCGCCCCGATGATCGGCGGGTTCGTCGTCTCCAAAAAGACATGGGACCAGGTACCGGCGGAGATGCGGCCGAAACTCCTCAGGGCGGCACAGAAAATCGTTGACAACCTCTACGTGGAAACAAACGCTCTCGAGAAGAAGGCCATCGACACGATGCTCAAGCACGGACTGAAGATTCACGAGGTCCCGGCCGACGCGGCCAGGCTCTGGCAGAAGGAAGGAAACAAGGGATATGACGTGTTCGTGGGCAAAACCTTTTCACGGGACCTGCTGGAAAAGATACAAGGTTATTTAAAAGAGTACCGTAACAAGAAATGA
- a CDS encoding TRAP transporter large permease subunit: protein MILKKISALFNRLENYIAYAALILLALLPAVEVIARKVFKTGVPNSSDYLQHLVLWLTFIGGMITSRERKHLALAAGVAAIKERIRNWIYGVTGAVSTALSAAFAWSSLSMVIIGFDPAKEIGIFPIRLVTAIMPIGYAVMCVRFVTKAPTHRAGKIIAAMGILVGTFFSFPQIGNIITAYFPDAGATTDMIAQASHSLVAFLSLPIIIFLIMAAFFDTPIFIVLGGLAYLLFVRSGGQLEVIPNEAYTMLISSPLPAIPLFAFAGLILSESKAGERLIDLFRTLIGWLPGGMAIVVVLVCAFFTTFTGASGVTILALGGLLYVILTKSGGYNEKFTTGLLTASGSIGLLFPPSLPVILYGVVAQISIKQMYAGGIIPGVFMIVALSIMGIVTAVRGGIPRVPFKGKEALVAVRKSIWELLLPVIILAGFFSGLTTLVEIGAFTVIYALFITMVAHRDIRVRDLPAVMLKCLPIIGGILVILALAKGLSYYIVDAEIPQTLAQWIQTHIHSKIVFLILLNIALLITGCFLDIYSAILVVVPLIIPLGEIFQIHPVHLGIIFLANLELGYLTPPVGLNLYLSSYLFNKPLVNIYRFVVPFLLLLLVTVIVITYVPWMSTALIGLVGE, encoded by the coding sequence ATGATACTTAAAAAGATCAGCGCTCTTTTCAACAGACTGGAGAATTATATCGCCTACGCGGCGCTAATCCTCCTCGCCCTTCTCCCCGCCGTCGAGGTGATCGCCAGGAAGGTATTCAAAACAGGGGTGCCCAATTCCAGCGACTACCTCCAGCACCTCGTCCTCTGGCTCACTTTCATCGGGGGGATGATAACGTCCCGGGAGCGCAAGCACCTTGCCCTTGCCGCCGGTGTCGCCGCCATCAAGGAGCGGATCAGGAACTGGATATACGGGGTGACCGGCGCCGTGTCGACGGCGCTCAGCGCCGCTTTTGCCTGGTCATCCCTTTCGATGGTCATAATCGGCTTTGACCCGGCCAAGGAGATCGGTATCTTCCCCATCCGCCTCGTCACCGCCATCATGCCGATAGGCTATGCGGTCATGTGCGTCCGCTTCGTGACGAAAGCCCCGACGCACCGCGCCGGAAAGATCATCGCCGCCATGGGGATACTGGTGGGGACCTTTTTCTCCTTCCCGCAGATAGGCAACATCATCACGGCGTATTTCCCCGACGCGGGCGCGACGACCGACATGATAGCGCAGGCATCCCATTCCCTGGTGGCGTTCCTGTCGCTGCCGATAATCATCTTCCTTATCATGGCGGCCTTCTTCGACACGCCGATTTTCATTGTCCTGGGAGGCCTGGCGTACCTTCTCTTCGTCCGTTCCGGCGGCCAGCTCGAGGTCATTCCCAACGAGGCCTACACCATGCTGATCAGCAGCCCCCTGCCGGCCATTCCGCTCTTCGCCTTTGCCGGCCTCATCCTCTCCGAGAGCAAGGCCGGGGAGCGTCTCATCGATCTTTTTAGAACACTCATCGGATGGCTCCCGGGAGGCATGGCCATAGTGGTCGTCCTGGTGTGCGCCTTTTTCACCACCTTCACCGGAGCCTCCGGCGTCACGATCCTCGCCCTGGGGGGCCTCCTCTACGTCATCCTGACGAAAAGCGGTGGTTACAATGAAAAATTCACGACAGGTCTCCTCACGGCGTCCGGAAGCATCGGCCTCCTGTTTCCGCCGAGCCTGCCGGTCATACTCTACGGCGTGGTCGCGCAGATAAGCATCAAGCAGATGTACGCCGGCGGCATCATACCGGGCGTTTTCATGATAGTGGCCCTTTCCATCATGGGTATCGTGACGGCCGTCAGGGGCGGGATACCGCGGGTGCCCTTCAAGGGCAAAGAGGCCCTTGTGGCGGTCAGGAAATCGATATGGGAGCTCCTGCTGCCGGTCATCATCCTGGCGGGCTTCTTTTCCGGCCTCACCACCCTGGTGGAGATCGGCGCCTTCACGGTGATCTACGCCCTGTTTATTACCATGGTTGCACACCGGGACATTCGCGTCCGCGACCTGCCCGCAGTCATGCTCAAGTGCCTGCCCATAATCGGCGGCATCCTGGTCATCCTCGCACTGGCGAAGGGCCTCTCCTATTACATCGTGGACGCCGAGATCCCGCAGACGCTGGCCCAATGGATACAGACGCATATCCATTCAAAGATAGTGTTCCTGATCCTGCTCAACATAGCCCTTCTCATAACAGGGTGCTTTCTCGATATTTATTCGGCCATACTGGTGGTGGTGCCCCTCATCATACCGCTGGGAGAGATATTCCAGATCCACCCGGTCCACCTGGGGATCATATTCCTGGCCAACCTGGAGCTGGGGTACCTGACGCCGCCGGTGGGCCTTAACCTTTACCTTTCGTCATATCTCTTCAACAAGCCCCTGGTGAACATCTACCGGTTCGTGGTGCCCTTCCTGCTCCTGCTCCTGGTGACGGTCATTGTCATCACCTACGTACCCTGGATGTCAACGGCCCTGATCGGCTTGGTGGGAGAATAG